The Thermodesulfobium sp. 4217-1 genome includes a region encoding these proteins:
- the ispH gene encoding 4-hydroxy-3-methylbut-2-enyl diphosphate reductase yields the protein MTIERASSLGFCYGVRLAHQKVLAALEKYQRVNTLGPLIHNEREVKRLAQLGATPISSLDEVSAPAIVLRTHGVRRDVLESAKKLGIEVIDATCPHVAKAQSIASKFYLEGFRVVILGEIEHPEVQSILSYAPDSNVVNENLEKFNFDKKIIEKVGLLSQTTQPIEKLQSLAARLVEISQELVVANTVCFATRKRQEAARNLAGKVDAMIVIGGKESSNTKKLYLALSSYNIDAYKVESASDLPENMSKYKSIGITAGASTPEWIIEEVESRLRNL from the coding sequence ATGACTATAGAAAGAGCTTCGTCTTTAGGTTTTTGTTATGGGGTCAGGCTTGCCCATCAGAAAGTTCTTGCGGCGTTGGAGAAATATCAAAGAGTGAATACGCTCGGGCCCCTAATTCACAACGAACGCGAAGTAAAAAGGCTTGCTCAGTTGGGCGCTACACCAATAAGCTCTCTTGATGAAGTTAGCGCTCCTGCAATAGTCTTGAGAACCCACGGTGTAAGGCGTGATGTGCTTGAGAGCGCAAAGAAACTGGGTATAGAGGTTATAGATGCGACATGTCCTCATGTGGCAAAGGCACAAAGCATCGCCTCTAAGTTCTACCTTGAAGGTTTTCGTGTGGTAATACTTGGTGAGATCGAGCATCCTGAGGTGCAGTCAATTTTGAGCTATGCACCCGATTCAAATGTTGTTAACGAAAATCTTGAAAAATTTAATTTTGATAAAAAAATTATAGAAAAAGTTGGGCTTCTATCGCAAACCACACAGCCAATTGAAAAATTGCAATCTCTTGCAGCAAGGCTGGTGGAGATCTCACAGGAGCTTGTGGTGGCGAATACAGTTTGCTTCGCTACCAGAAAGAGGCAGGAGGCTGCCAGGAATTTAGCAGGAAAGGTGGATGCGATGATTGTAATAGGCGGAAAAGAGAGTTCAAACACAAAAAAACTATACTTAGCATTGAGCTCATATAACATTGACGCATACAAAGTAGAAAGCGCATCTGATTTGCCTGAAAATATGTCAAAATATAAGAGCATCGGCATCACAGCGGGCGCTTCTACGCCCGAATGGATTATTGAAGAAGTAGAAAGTAGGTTAAGAAATTTATGA
- the der gene encoding ribosome biogenesis GTPase Der: MRKLSSVVLAGRVNVGKSTLFNRLLKQSYSMVSSVPGTTRDFHEGIFRYTDASALNLIDLPGVLEGDYFSELAFEKSREVIEKSDLIVLVVDAKGLTQIDEEIALYLRKFNKPIILVVNKSEGKTDISDFYSLGIDDIVPISAYHGLNIYQLEDLIFSKVTGQKLDTPNSIVFGIFGIPNVGKSSLANAILQEERFIVSDLVGTTREVVAKSFRRLEKSWLLLDSAGIKRRKAYDKELDGLSVSRSISAMGAPMGVLVVDASRLVTHQDKRVADLMLERTGASVIFVNKKDLIPKSSVEVIFNNVKNDLKFMDSPIIFGSALTGENVHLVLENLKELWERAMKSYSKKDIFDAIKEAVSKRPTTVENKSLIIRNIRFASKFPLVIDIKTNVRSDLVPKSYLRYLISTVKKQLGMGGINLRMDFKD; this comes from the coding sequence ATGAGAAAACTTTCCAGTGTAGTTCTGGCAGGTAGGGTGAACGTTGGAAAGTCTACCCTTTTTAACAGGCTACTAAAACAAAGCTATTCTATGGTCTCAAGCGTGCCTGGCACCACAAGAGATTTTCACGAGGGCATATTCAGATACACCGATGCGAGCGCATTGAACCTGATTGATCTGCCTGGCGTTCTTGAGGGGGATTACTTTTCTGAGCTTGCATTTGAGAAATCGCGAGAAGTTATAGAGAAGTCTGATCTAATTGTGCTGGTGGTAGATGCTAAGGGTCTAACCCAAATTGACGAAGAGATAGCTCTATATCTTAGGAAATTTAATAAGCCAATAATTCTTGTGGTGAACAAGTCTGAGGGTAAAACTGATATATCAGACTTTTATTCGCTTGGAATTGATGACATTGTGCCTATAAGCGCATATCATGGTTTGAACATTTATCAGCTTGAAGACTTGATATTTAGCAAGGTAACTGGTCAAAAGCTGGATACCCCCAATTCTATAGTTTTTGGCATATTTGGCATCCCTAACGTGGGGAAGTCATCTCTTGCCAATGCGATCTTGCAGGAGGAAAGGTTTATCGTCTCAGATCTTGTGGGGACCACAAGAGAGGTGGTAGCAAAGTCTTTCAGGAGGCTTGAAAAAAGCTGGCTTCTCCTGGATAGCGCAGGGATAAAGAGGAGGAAGGCCTACGACAAAGAACTTGATGGCCTTAGTGTCTCCAGGAGCATATCGGCTATGGGCGCTCCAATGGGAGTGCTTGTGGTGGACGCAAGCCGTCTTGTCACTCACCAGGACAAAAGAGTAGCAGACCTAATGCTTGAGAGAACTGGCGCCTCAGTGATTTTTGTGAATAAAAAAGATCTTATTCCAAAGTCATCTGTAGAAGTTATCTTTAACAACGTAAAAAATGATCTAAAGTTTATGGACTCTCCTATAATATTCGGATCTGCCTTAACAGGTGAAAACGTCCATCTTGTTCTGGAAAACCTAAAAGAGCTTTGGGAAAGGGCTATGAAGTCTTATTCGAAAAAGGACATCTTTGATGCCATAAAAGAAGCTGTTTCGAAAAGACCTACAACAGTCGAGAACAAATCCCTTATAATAAGAAATATCAGATTTGCATCGAAGTTTCCCTTGGTGATAGATATCAAGACAAACGTGCGCTCTGATCTTGTGCCAAAGTCTTATTTGAGATATCTTATAAGTACAGTGAAAAAGCAACTGGGTATGGGAGGCATAAACCTGAGAATGGACTTCAAAGACTAA
- the plsY gene encoding glycerol-3-phosphate 1-O-acyltransferase PlsY encodes MFFQNIFIYASFLILSYLVGSLPFSHWVALSKGHDLRKIGSGNTGATNVYRTLGLKFAVFAGFLDAMKGFLPVFLSRYIFFANNEIFAILVGVAAIFGHISSPFMRFRGGKGVATAAGAFLGLDPGALTVGFIVWFMTLKRTKIMSLASIFGASSVLIYEILIGSIYLKTVSIVAFLMILFRHKDNIQRLIKGEELRLK; translated from the coding sequence ATGTTTTTTCAAAATATTTTTATTTATGCTTCTTTCTTGATACTCTCTTATTTAGTAGGCAGTTTGCCATTTTCTCATTGGGTAGCTCTTTCAAAGGGGCACGATCTTAGAAAGATAGGGAGTGGAAATACTGGGGCTACCAATGTGTATAGGACGCTTGGCTTAAAATTTGCCGTGTTTGCTGGATTTCTTGACGCTATGAAAGGCTTTTTGCCAGTTTTCTTGTCAAGATATATTTTTTTTGCAAACAACGAAATATTTGCGATTCTGGTAGGCGTGGCTGCCATATTTGGTCATATAAGCTCTCCTTTTATGAGGTTTAGAGGGGGAAAGGGCGTGGCCACTGCCGCAGGCGCTTTTTTGGGACTTGATCCAGGGGCGCTAACAGTTGGTTTTATAGTATGGTTTATGACGCTGAAGAGGACAAAGATAATGTCGCTTGCATCTATATTTGGCGCATCAAGCGTGCTAATATATGAAATATTGATAGGATCGATTTACCTTAAGACAGTTTCAATTGTTGCTTTTTTAATGATATTATTTAGACATAAAGATAATATCCAAAGATTAATAAAGGGCGAGGAGTTAAGGTTAAAGTGA